A genomic stretch from Streptomyces sp. NBC_00224 includes:
- a CDS encoding DUF6247 family protein, which translates to MTAQPAHFDGPGGDKPRRVPPMPERTPQALRLAIQEHAPHLLPDFEAHWRRAIGDAFNLTPVPAFMRLWWTQYAIARDPGLEAHLRDVEARAATSKDPAESTRLLAEYSSLRRQAGAVEPGR; encoded by the coding sequence ATGACTGCCCAGCCCGCACACTTCGACGGCCCCGGCGGCGACAAGCCCCGCCGGGTACCACCGATGCCCGAACGCACCCCCCAAGCACTGCGCCTGGCCATCCAGGAGCACGCCCCCCACCTGCTGCCGGACTTCGAGGCCCACTGGCGCCGCGCGATCGGCGACGCCTTCAACCTCACCCCGGTCCCGGCGTTCATGCGCCTGTGGTGGACCCAGTACGCCATCGCCCGCGACCCCGGCCTGGAAGCCCACCTGCGCGACGTCGAGGCCCGCGCGGCGACGTCGAAGGATCCTGCCGAGTCGACCCGTCTGCTGGCCGAGTACAGCAGCCTGCGCCGCCAGGCGGGTGCCGTGGAGCCCGGCCGGTGA
- a CDS encoding type II toxin-antitoxin system prevent-host-death family antitoxin encodes METRTYTTIDLRKQMGEILDRTRIAGEPAAITRKGKTLAYLVPAEWFEQYTAAQNPPAPAAGQDAA; translated from the coding sequence ATGGAGACGAGGACGTACACGACGATCGACCTGCGCAAGCAGATGGGCGAGATCCTCGACCGCACCCGGATCGCGGGCGAGCCCGCAGCGATCACCCGCAAGGGCAAGACCCTCGCCTACCTCGTGCCGGCCGAGTGGTTCGAGCAGTACACGGCCGCCCAGAACCCGCCGGCCCCCGCCGCCGGCCAGGACGCGGCCTGA